A genomic window from Candidatus Aenigmatarchaeota archaeon includes:
- a CDS encoding DHH family phosphoesterase has translation MDFKEAVQKTRNAKKILVVSHYDCDGICSAKILSEALRREGKIVEVMVAKEISEEIIEKVKKIESDLIIFSDLGSGYLSLIPKDRNIVILDHHEPETPEVSPNITHINPCTEGKTLCGSGVCYCFAKGLSKNNFDLVDFAVVGSIGDNQVQEGENKNIVDEAEKLGRLQTEKGLNIFGHVNRPLSRSLMNSNHIPLKSESEAIQFLRELNIEINGNGKIKSYCDLADREKEILKNEILKEALRQDLAEPSKVFSNIYILTQKPKKIMDAQELSTTLNAFGRLEKFDEVFEVLSGNLEKIDEVMYEYRQKISSGLSWLNKNLPSFPTDELAMYIDAKNNVDENIIGTIVSIYINNAESRPVVIGLAEGKEGIKISARSKNDKVDLDEVISRVCAECGGYGGGHPKAAGGKIALGKAGEFIEKMQKGLKGHSC, from the coding sequence ATGGACTTTAAAGAAGCCGTTCAAAAAACAAGAAACGCAAAAAAAATCCTTGTCGTGTCGCACTACGACTGTGACGGCATATGCTCTGCAAAGATTCTCTCCGAGGCCCTGAGAAGGGAAGGAAAAATTGTGGAGGTCATGGTTGCAAAAGAGATAAGTGAAGAGATTATCGAAAAGGTGAAAAAAATTGAGTCAGACCTGATAATATTTTCAGACCTTGGCTCCGGATACCTCTCCCTTATCCCAAAAGACAGAAACATCGTGATACTTGACCACCATGAGCCGGAAACGCCTGAAGTTTCTCCCAACATAACCCACATAAACCCCTGCACGGAAGGAAAAACGCTTTGCGGCTCGGGAGTCTGCTACTGCTTTGCAAAAGGGCTTAGCAAGAACAATTTTGACCTTGTGGACTTTGCGGTTGTCGGCTCTATCGGTGACAACCAGGTGCAGGAAGGGGAAAACAAGAATATTGTCGATGAAGCCGAAAAACTCGGGCGGCTCCAGACAGAAAAAGGCCTGAACATTTTTGGGCATGTGAACCGCCCCCTCAGCAGGTCGCTTATGAACTCAAACCACATACCACTTAAAAGCGAGTCCGAAGCAATACAGTTCCTGAGGGAACTGAACATTGAAATCAACGGGAATGGCAAGATCAAAAGCTACTGCGACCTTGCCGACAGGGAAAAAGAAATACTGAAAAACGAAATCCTGAAGGAAGCCCTAAGGCAGGACCTTGCAGAGCCATCAAAAGTATTTTCAAATATTTACATTCTCACACAGAAGCCAAAAAAGATTATGGACGCACAGGAGCTTTCTACAACTCTCAACGCTTTTGGGCGGCTTGAGAAGTTCGACGAGGTTTTCGAGGTCCTTTCGGGAAACCTAGAAAAAATAGATGAAGTCATGTACGAGTACCGCCAGAAAATCTCAAGCGGGCTTTCGTGGCTTAACAAAAACCTGCCCAGTTTCCCCACTGATGAGCTTGCAATGTATATAGACGCCAAAAACAATGTAGACGAAAATATCATAGGCACAATTGTCTCCATCTACATAAACAATGCCGAAAGCAGGCCGGTCGTCATCGGGCTTGCAGAAGGAAAGGAAGGCATAAAGATTTCGGCGCGCTCGAAAAACGATAAGGTGGACCTTGACGAAGTGATAAGCAGGGTTTGCGCCGAGTGCGGTGGCTATGGGGGAGGCCACCCCAAGGCAGCCGGAGGAAAAATAGCCCTCGGAAAAGCCGGGGAATTCATCGAAAAAATGCAAAAAGGGCTTAAAGGGCATTCCTGTTGA
- a CDS encoding P-loop NTPase encodes MAYTRVIGILSGKGGVGKTTLTFNLGAAMTDLGMNVAIVDGNVTTPNLSIHAGLAPGNISLHDVLKGRVDIYDVMKLLPSGMKIIPASLNVSDLEGTNPMYLGSRLRDLLGRLDYILIDGAPGLGGEAMGVLGASHEIIGVSTPDLPALTDLLKSIELIKKSDRSYLGTVINMHRNKPYETKKEHVLSLLEETPILETIPDDDNMRYALSKRMPVIHFKPHGRSSLKIMKLAAGITGRAYQIPWHRKLRSYLDFV; translated from the coding sequence ATGGCTTATACCAGAGTTATAGGTATCCTTTCCGGAAAAGGCGGAGTCGGAAAGACTACCCTGACCTTTAACCTTGGCGCTGCCATGACTGATCTTGGAATGAATGTGGCAATAGTTGATGGCAATGTGACCACCCCAAACCTATCAATACATGCAGGCCTTGCGCCCGGCAACATTTCCCTCCATGATGTCTTAAAGGGAAGGGTCGACATATACGATGTGATGAAGCTTCTCCCTTCGGGAATGAAAATAATTCCCGCCTCTCTGAATGTAAGCGACCTTGAGGGGACAAACCCAATGTACCTTGGCTCCCGGCTTCGGGACCTATTGGGGCGCTTGGACTATATACTTATCGACGGAGCGCCTGGGCTTGGGGGGGAGGCAATGGGCGTTCTTGGAGCTTCCCATGAGATAATAGGGGTCTCAACTCCTGACCTTCCGGCGCTTACAGACCTTCTCAAATCAATAGAGCTTATTAAAAAGTCAGACCGCAGCTATCTTGGAACGGTCATAAACATGCACAGAAACAAGCCATATGAAACAAAAAAAGAGCATGTCCTGTCCCTTCTGGAAGAAACACCAATTCTTGAAACGATACCCGACGACGATAACATGCGCTATGCCCTTTCAAAAAGGATGCCGGTAATCCACTTCAAGCCGCATGGGAGGTCATCTCTCAAGATAATGAAGCTTGCCGCAGGAATTACCGGGAGGGCTTACCAGATTCCATGGCACAGAAAACTGAGGTCTTACCTGGATTTTGTTTAG
- a CDS encoding DUF192 domain-containing protein: protein MAGGRCNISNRKRTLFGGAGLIILTVFASLLALRIWGFYTNYPQETLACSENGLNSSSCLCFGESCYALQIADTPELRSKGLMFRDALGEKEGMLFIFEREEKWSFWMKNTLIPLDIIWLDSNLSVVEVITALPCREEFCPSYAPKRAARYVLELNAGTTAQEGISEGRAARLFLP, encoded by the coding sequence ATGGCTGGCGGCAGGTGCAATATTTCGAACCGGAAACGCACTTTATTTGGGGGCGCAGGCCTGATTATTTTAACTGTTTTTGCAAGTCTTCTTGCCCTCAGGATTTGGGGCTTCTATACCAACTATCCGCAGGAAACACTGGCCTGTTCTGAAAATGGGCTTAATTCCAGTTCCTGTTTGTGCTTTGGCGAAAGCTGCTACGCCCTTCAGATTGCAGACACGCCTGAGCTCAGGTCGAAGGGACTCATGTTTCGAGATGCTCTTGGGGAAAAAGAGGGCATGCTCTTTATATTTGAAAGGGAGGAGAAATGGAGCTTCTGGATGAAAAATACTCTTATTCCCCTGGACATAATCTGGCTTGACAGCAATTTGTCTGTTGTAGAGGTGATTACTGCTCTGCCCTGCAGGGAGGAGTTTTGCCCATCCTACGCCCCAAAAAGGGCTGCCCGGTACGTTCTGGAGCTGAACGCAGGGACTACTGCCCAGGAAGGCATTTCAGAAGGCCGCGCCGCCCGGTTATTTTTGCCTTAA
- a CDS encoding class I SAM-dependent methyltransferase yields MGSKKICKPDDENYIFSEGIDYSRTGDVSIWGKGDPDMLNFLLGTEISGSWLNLAAGDGRYSSILLEKAKKVISCDIDESALCKLRRNTPEKFRAKLCTETFDITRKFPFEDHYFDGIFCSGTLHLFPKEVLKKIFAEMDRVLKPNGKVIIDFAADITRKSPEGNLITFGDEPLYTMERAKCLLKSIFRNYETNMFESEVTEDYERANPPYRLDCKFVILSGKKNGS; encoded by the coding sequence ATGGGGTCGAAAAAAATATGCAAGCCGGATGATGAAAATTATATTTTTTCCGAGGGAATAGACTACTCCAGAACCGGAGATGTCTCAATCTGGGGGAAGGGCGACCCCGACATGCTGAATTTTTTGTTAGGGACAGAGATTTCCGGAAGTTGGCTTAACCTTGCTGCCGGTGACGGTCGATACAGCTCCATTTTGCTTGAGAAAGCCAAGAAAGTTATATCCTGCGACATTGACGAAAGCGCCCTTTGTAAATTGCGGAGAAACACGCCTGAAAAGTTTAGGGCAAAGCTTTGCACTGAAACCTTTGACATAACCCGGAAGTTTCCCTTTGAAGACCATTATTTTGATGGGATATTTTGCAGCGGAACCCTGCATCTTTTTCCAAAGGAAGTCTTAAAGAAGATATTTGCAGAGATGGACAGGGTGCTCAAGCCAAATGGAAAAGTCATTATTGACTTTGCAGCAGATATAACGCGAAAATCCCCTGAAGGAAATCTAATCACTTTTGGAGACGAGCCGCTATATACAATGGAAAGGGCGAAGTGCCTTCTAAAGAGCATCTTCAGGAATTACGAAACAAATATGTTTGAGTCAGAGGTTACGGAAGACTATGAAAGGGCCAACCCTCCTTACAGGTTGGATTGCAAGTTTGTCATTTTGTCGGGCAAGAAAAATGGCAGCTAG